One Dethiosulfovibrio faecalis genomic window, GCGATGTATAGCCTCTATTTCGTTTCCGGTAACGGTGAGCCTCTCGGCCACCGTCTCCATCGAGACAGGCAGGTCCACCAGCTCGTTGAGCCAATTCCAGGAAACCAGCATCATTCATCCCTCCCGGAGAGCAGATAGGACAGATCTCCCTCGAAGAGAGGGCGAAGGTCCCTGAGATCGTACTTCAACATAGCTATTCGATCCAGCCCCATACCCCAGGCGAAGCCGTTGAACCTCTCGGGGTCGACTCCTCCGGCCCGAAGTACCTCGGGATGGACCATTCCCATACCGCCTATCTCCAGCCATCCGGTCCCCTTGCAGATCCGGCAGGAAGGATCCTTGCCGGAACAGGCGATACACTCTATGTCGACCTCCATGGACGGCTCGGTGAAGGGGAAATAGCTCGCCCTGTATCGAGCCTTGAGAGGTCTGGAGAAGATCGCCGAAACCATGGCCTCCAGACAGCCCTTGAGATCCCCGATGGAGACGTCCTCCTCCACCAATAGCCCCTCTATCTGATGGAACATAGGGGAATGGGTGGGATCGCTGTCCCTCCTGTAGACCTTCCCGGGACAGGCTATCCTCAAAGGCGCTCCGTAGGCCAACATGGACCTCACCTGCACCGGAGAGGTATGGGTTCTGAGAAGTCTGCCGTCGTCGAAATAAAAGGTGTCCTGCATATCCCTGGCGGGATGATGAGGGGGGATGTTGAGGGCCTCGAAATTATGAAAATCGTCCTCTACCTCCGGTCCAAGAGCCACGGAAAAGCCAAGTCCGGTGAGTATCTCGGAGACATCGTACATAACCTGCATAACCGGGTGGACCCCTCCGGAAAGGCGACCTCTGGCGGGCTGGGTAACGTCCACGAACTCATTGAGCTCCTTTTCCCTCAGGGCATCGTCTTCCGCTCTTTTAGACCTCTCGGTAAGGTCCGAGTCGAGAACTTGCTTAAGCTCGTTTATGACCTTTCCCGCCTCCGGACGTTCTTCCGACGACATCGCCCCCAGAGACTTCAAAAGGGCGGTCACCTTGCCCTTCTTGCCCAGATAGCGAACCCGGAGGTCCTTAAGATCGTCCAGAGACTTCGCATCCTCCAGCTCAGAAAGGAAGGAACTTCTCACCCCTTCTATATCCAGTTTCAAATCCATCGTCTAGACCTCCCCTTCCGAATTTATTTTTTCCAGTTTATCCACCCAATCGGCCAGGCGTTCTCTATCGCCGACCAACATCAGCTTGTCTCCCTCTCTTATAACCGAGTCCGGACCTGGCATCATCTTGGCGTCGTCCCGCTCCAACAACAAAATGGACGCGCCGTATGAACTTCTGAAGTTCAGCTCCATAAGGCTCTTTCCAACCATGTCAGGAAGGGGCCTCAGCTCTCCCACTATATAGCCGTTGCCCGGTATCTGAGAGAAGTTCGACAACCAGGGGTTGACGAACTGCTCCGCTAGACGGACTCCCATGTCCTTTTCGGGAAAGATGACCCTGTCCGCTCCAACTCTGGCCAGGACCCTGGCGTGAAGGGCCGTCTGGGCTCTGGAGACGAGCCGGTCTATTCCCAAACCTTTGAGGATCGCGGTCGTGAGGATGCTGGCCTCCACGTTCTCCCCTATGGCGACAACTGCCACGTCGGCCTCCTTGGCCCCGACCTTTATGAGAGCCTCCTCGTCGGAGGCGTCGAGCTCGGCGGCGTAGTCCACCGTATCGGCGACCTCCGCCACCTTGTCGGGATCCATGTCGACCGCAACTACCCTCTGTCCCAGAGCTACCAACCTCTCGCAAAGAGAGAGGCCGAAACGCCCCAGCCCTACGACGAAATACATTTTGGTCTCCCGGGCCATGAAAAAACAGCTCCTATCCTATAGGTATGAAGGTCTCGGCGTAGCTGACCTTGCGGGACTCGTCGCTGTCCGCGAGGCTGAACAGGAAGGTTAGAATCCCCACCCTACCCCAGAACATCAATAGTATCAGGATCCATTTTCCCGCAGGGGAGAGATCCGCAGTCACTCCCATGGAAAGCCCCACCGTGCCCATTGCCGAGACGACCTCGAAGGCCAGGCTCCTGAACGACATGTCCTCCACCAAGTTCAGAAGGAGTATACCAAATAAAACCGTGGCTACGTAGAGGAAAGCGAGCATCATCGCCCTCAGCACGAGTTTTTGAGGGACGCTTCTGTGCCAGAGCACCAGATTGGAGTCGCCTCTCGTGTTGAAAAAGACGGAGGAGACCAGAAGCCCGAAGGTGGTTGTCTTCATCCCCCCTCCGGTAGAACCAGGCGAAGCTCCTATCATCATCAGTATCATGATCAAAAAAGCCCCTAGAGAGGACAGCTCGACGGTCGGCAAGGTGTTAAAGCCAGCGGTACGAGAGGTAACCGAAGCGAAAAGAGCGTTCCATATCTTCATGGGAACAGAAAGCCCTTTCAGCAGACCATCCCATTCGGTCAAGGCGAGAAGAACCGCTCCGAAAAACACCAACGACACGGTCGCCACCAGCACCAGCTTGGTATGAACGGAAAGCCTTTTTCTGCCTCTGAACCACTCACCTAGCTCCCACAAAACGATGAAACCGACACCGCCTAGAACTATAAGGGACATCATCACCGCTGGAAGAAGCCATCCCGTAGCATACCCCTCCAGGCTGTCGACGAAGAGGGAGAAACCGGCGTTGCAGAAGGCGCTGATGCTGTGAAAGATCGAGCACCAGAGAGATTCCTTGGAGGACATGGTCTCTCTGAAAACGAAAAAAAGCGGGACAGTGGCTAAGCACTCGATCACAAGGGTAATCTTTACTATACGGGCCACGAGCCTCACCGCACCGGAGGGTCCCTCAAGCCCCATACCTCCGGCAAAGAGAAGCCTCTGTCTTATCCCTATGGGACGACGCAGTAGAAAAAGGGTGAAGGTCGCTGCGGTCATGACTCCCAGACCTCCCAGCTGAATCAGAAGAAGAAGTATCGCCTGAGACGAAAAGACCAGGTCCCTGCCGGTATCTACCACAGCCAGGCCGGTCACGCAGACAGCGGAAGTGGAGGTAAAAAGGGCGTCCAACGGAGAGATAGGCATATCTCCCAGATAGTTGAAACCCCATAGCAGAAGGGCTCCTATCAAAATCAATGATAGGAACCCTCCGACGATGGCTCGTTCAACTCGTATAGAGCTGTATGTCCTCACTACGCCTGATTCAAGGCCTCTTTGGCCTTGACGGCTAGGGCCTCGAAGGCGGGCATGTCGTTTACGGCCAGGTCCGCAAGCATCTTGCGGTTGACCTCCACGCCGGCCTTCTTCAAGCCGTTGATCAGATTGCTGTAGTTCATGCCGTTGATCCTGGCCGCAGCGTTGATCCTGGTTATCCAGAGACGACGGAAATCTCTCTTGCGAAGTTTCCTGTCGGCGTACATCCTGGTCAGTGAGTGAAGGAAAGCCTCCCTGGCACGGCGATAAACGTTTTTCTTTCTTCCGAAATAACCCTTAGTTATGGAAAACAGCTTTTTGCGTTTTCTATCGCTAGAGCTGGCAGCAGCAACACGCATCGTTCTTCACCTCTCGTTACGAAATCGCCGTTAGGCGTAGGGCATCATTTTCTTCATCGTCTCGGTCAAAGTATCGTTAAGGATACCATCCTGACGAAGGCGACGAAGGCGACTGGCGTTCTTCGTCTTGAGCTTGTGAGCGCGACCGGATTTCTTATAGGATACCTTTCCCGTTCCGGTGAAAGAAAAACGCTTTTTAGCGCCGGAGTGGGTTTTCATCTTAGGCATAGGAGCTCCTCCTTATATTAGAATACCGTTTTATACGACCTTATTCTTCCCCTTGATCGCTTTCGCTCTTAGGGGTTTTTTTGACCTCTTTCTGCTGGACCGGGGTCATCATCATCCGCATGTAACGTCCCTCCATACGAGGGAAACCCTCCATCTTACCGAGGTCCTCGCAGTCCTTGGCTACCCTGTCCAGCACCTCTTTGCCGCGATCCAGAAACGCCATCTCCCTACCCCTGAAGAATATGGAGACCTTCACCCTGTGACCGTTCTCCAGGAAACTTCTAATAGCCTTGGTTTTGAAGTTGTAATCGTGTTCGTCGATCTTCGGACGCATCTTCATTTCCTTGAGAGTCTGGGTCTTCTGTTTCTTACGAGCGTCCTTCTCCCGCTTCTGCTGCTGATACCTGAACTTACCGTAATCCAGGATGCGGCAGACCGGCGGATTGGCTCCCGGAGCCACCTCCACCAGGTCCAGTTCCTTCTCTGCCGACAGATCCAGGGCTTCGTTTATGGGAAGGACTCCCAATTTTCCACCTTGATCGTCTATAACCAGGACCTCTCGTGCGGTTATTTCCTCGTTGACTCTCGGCTCGTCAGAAAGTTTCTTAGCTATAACGGTTCACCTCCGTGAATGATTGGCGTAAAAAAAGGGGACCGTCTAAGGCCCCCTCTGAAGTACGAAATACACTACGCCCTGAGACGCGATAATTCGACTGGAACCAGACAACTGCTAAAAGCGTCGTCAGGTGAGGGGATCCCCTTCTTTTCTACATCGTAACTCGTGAGATGTTACCACGACATCCCGTTTTAGGCAAGTTTTTCTCTATAAGGGTGAGAACTGCCCTTCAAGCAGCTTCAGTAGATCCTCCTTGCTCATGGATCCCTTGTCCCCTTCGGACCGATCTCTTACCGATACGGTGCCGGTCTCCAGCTCTCTGTCTCCGACGACCAACATAAAGGGAACCTTCTCCATCTGAGCGTCTCTGATCTTCCTGCCGAGCTTTTCGTCTCTACAGTCCAGCTCAACCCGATATTCCCGATCCTGGAGAAGAACCTTCAGCTCCTTGGCGTAGCCAACGTGATCGTCCCCCACCGCAAGTATCTTCACCTGAACGGGAGCGATCCAGAAGGGGAAGGCCCCTGCGTAATGCTCTATCAGTATGCCGAGGAAACGCTCGATGCTTCCCAATATGGTCCTGTGGAGCATGGCAGGACGATGTTCCTTCCCGTCCGAGCCTATATAGGTGACGTCGAACTTCTCCGGCATCTGGAAGTCGAGCTGGATGGTCCCACATTGCCAGGTTCTACCTATGCAGTCCTCCAGATGAAAGTCTATCTTGGGACCGTAGAAAGCGCCGTCTCCGGGGTTGAGCACGTAAGAGGTCCCTCTTTCCTCCAGCACCTCTCTCAGGGACCTCTCGGCCAACTCCCACATCTCGTCGCTGCCCATGGAGTTATCCGGCCTGGTGGACAATTCCACGTGGAACTTGAAGCCGAAGACCTCGGAGTATATGTAGTCCACCATGTCCATGATCAGGGAGACCTCGTCCTTGATCTGATCGGGGGTGCAATAGTGATGTGCATCGTCCTGGGTAAAGCAACGGACCCTCATCAGACCGTGTAGCACTCCGGACTTCTCGTGTCTATGGACGATCCCGAGCTCGCCGAGCCTGAGGGGAAGATCCCTATAGCTATGAAGATCCGATTTATAGACCAGGATCCCTCCGGGGCAGTTCATCGGTTTTATGGCGTAGGGCTGCTCGTCTATCTCGGTAAAATACATGTTTTCCCTGTAGTGATCCCAGTGCCCAGATTGTATCCATAGGTCCCTGTTCAGAATCAGGGGAGTCCTTATCTGATCGTAACCGTTCTTTCTGTGCACCTTGCTCCAGAAATCGATCAGGGTGTTTATCACGACCATACCCTTGGGATGGAAAAACGGGAACCCTGGACCTTCTTTGTGGAGAGAGAACAGACCCAGCTCACGGCCTATCTTGCGGTGATCCCTCTTCTTGGCCTCCTCCATCCTGGTGACGTAGGCCTCCAGTTCCTCCTTGGTGGCGAAGGCGGTTCCGTATATACGGGTAAGCATGATGTTGTTCTCGTCGCCTCTCCAATAGGCACCGGCGACGGAGAGAAGCTTGAAGTTCTGAAGCACCCTGGTGTTGGGAACGTGAGGTCCTCGGCAGAGATCGACGTATTCGTCCTGCCAATACAGGTTGACCGAAGCGTCGTCTATTCCCTCCAGAATCTCGACCTTATAGGGATCCTTCCTTTCCTTGAAGATCTCTATGGCCTCTTCTCTGGAGACTCGCTGACGCTTCAGAGGTATTCCCCTCTTGACTATCCTGCGCATCTCCTTCTCCAGGGCGGGCAGATCCGTCTCGGAGATGGGCTCCTTGAACTCTATGTCGTAGTAGAAACCGTCCTTTATCACCGGACCTATGGCGACCACTGCGCCAGGGAACAGTCTGGTGGCGGCCTGGGCCAAGAGATGGGCGGTCGAGTGTCTAAGTATCTCCAGACCCTCTTCGGTATCGGAGGTTATGGGCTCCACCGAGGCGTCGCAGGAGACCTCTACGTCGAGGTCCAGCTCCTCTCCGTTCACCTTGGCCGAAAGAGCTCCCTTGTCAAGCTTCCATTCCTTTAAGATATCGCCGACGACAGCCTTCTCAGATTCGAAAAGCTGTCCGGCTGGACCGGAAAAACGATACATTTCCTACCTGCCTTTCCAAGGACCGACCAGGCCCTTTAACGCTAGAGGGGACCTTGATGTCCCCGTTCCTCCACTATTTCCTCGAAGGGGTCGATATACCGGTGCTACCAAATCCACCGGAGCCTCTCTCGGTGGATTCCAAAGTAGCGACCTCCTCCCAGCAGGCCCTCGCGACCGGAGCGATCACCAATTGGGCGATTCTGTCGCCTACGGCCACCTCGAAGGGACCATCTCCCAGGTTCATCATTATTACCCTGATCTCTCCCCTGTAATCCGAATCTATGGTTCCAGGAGAGTTCGGGACCACCAGACCTCTCTTGAGAGCCAGACCGCTTCTTGGGCGGACCTGGGCCTCGAACCCATCGGGAACGGCTATCCTGAGTCCGGTTCCCACCGTCATGCATTTTCCCTGAGGGATAACCACCGACTCCGCCGCTATCAGGTCCATGCCGGCGGAACCACTCGTCTCATAGCCGGGAAGGGGAAGCCTTAAGGCTTCCCCTTCCCGTACCACGGGAATACGTATCTCCATTTTATCTGCGATCGTTTCTACGACCACCGTTACCGCCTCTTCGACGATCGTCTCCGCCAGGCCTACGCCTGTCGTTGCCGGCAGGTGCGGGAGGCAGGGCAGCTATCGCCTCGTCCCTCTCGGCCTCGAAGGACAGGCAGGACTCCAGTCCGGCCTCCTTGACCTTCGCCTCGTCGGCCAAGATCTTCTTTCTGGTCAGGTTTATCCTGCCCATATCGTCGATCTCTCGGACCATCACCAGCACCGGGTCACCGGGCTTGAACACGTCCTCGACCTTTCCTACCCTATGGGTACTGATCTCGCTGACGTGAAGCAGTCCCTCCTTGCCTGGCAGGACCTCCACGAAGGCTCCGAAGGCCATGAGACGGGTCACCTTGCCCTGGAACACCTCTCCGGCCTGGACCTCTCTGACTATATCGTCAATCATCTTGATCGCCGCGTTGACCTCTTCCTGGGAGGCTCCGGCAATCAGGATCTGTCCGTCGTCGTCTATATTGACCTTGGCTCCCGTCTCCTGGGTGATGCCCCTGATAACCTTGCCTCCAGGCCCTATGACGTCGCGGATCTTATCCACGTTTATCATCATGGTGTACATCCTGGGAGCGTTAGGAGAGAGGTCTCCTGGGGTGGATATGGCCCGTTCCATAACGTCGAGGATAGCCATCCTGGCGTCTTTGGCCTGTCCTAGAGCCTGCTTCAATATCTCCCTGGTTATACCTCCGGCCTTGTTGTCCATCTGAAGGGCCGTAACCCCGTCACGGGTACCGGCGACCTTGAAATCCATGTCGCCGTAGTGGTCCTCCAATCCCTGTATATCGGTGAGGACTACGACGTCGTCTCCCTCTTTGATCAGTCCCATCGCTATACCGGCAACATGCTTCTTTATGGGAACTCCGGCACTCATGAGGGCCAGACTTCCTCCACATATGGAGGCCTGGGAACTCGAGCCGTTGGACTCAAGGATATCCGACACCACTCTGACCACGTAGGGGAATTCGGTATCGTCGGGAATCATGGGAGCCAAGGCCCTCTCAGCTAGGGCGCCGTGTCCGATCTCTCTCCTGCCCGGCCCTCTCATGGGACGAACCTCTCCCACCGAGTAAGGAGGGAAGTTGTAGTGAAGCAAGAAGCTCTTGTTTGGCTCGTTGTGTTTGAGACCGTCTATAAGCTGATCGTCCTCGCCCAGCATGCCTAGAGTGGCCGTCGCCAAAGACTGGGTCTCTCCTCTGGTAAACACGGCGGATCCGTGGACCTTGGGAAGGACGTCGACCTCGCAGCTAAGAGAACGGAGTTCGTCGGTCCTTCGACCGTCAGCACGGCGTTTCTCCGACACGGTGATCTTGCGCATCATGGTCTTAACCCAATTTTCGACGGCACCGGAGATATACCCTCCCTTATCGGGGAAGTCCTCGGCAAAATGCTCCCTGGCTCTGTCCTCCAGGGCACGAACGGCGGCACCTCTTTGTTTCTTGTCGTGAATCATAACTGCCTCGGCGATGTCGGACTTGAGGTTCTCCTCCACCCAGCAGTCTATCTCGGGAATCTTGACAGGAGGCTCTATGACGATCTTTTCCTTGCCGATCTCCTCCCTCATTCGCAGCTGGAGATCGACGATCTTTTTTATCTCTCCCTGAGCGAGCTCCATGGCGTCGACCAGAAGGTCCTCCGGGACCTCGTGGGCTCCCGCCTCGACCATCGTGATGCCGTCGGAATGACCGGAGACGACCAGCTCCAGCGAGCTTTTCTCCATCATATCCTCCGTGGGGTTCACCACCAGGGAACCGTCTATGTAACCTATACGCACCGCACCCACAGGGCCGCCCCAGGGGATATCGGAGATGGTCAGAGCCGCAGAAGCGGCGTTTATGGCGAGTATATTAGGCGGATTCTGCTGGTCCACCGACAGTACGGTAGCGACCACGTGTACGTCGTGCCTCATCCAGCCCTCGAAAAGAGAACGGATCGACCTGTCTATGACCCTGGCACTCAGAATGGCGGTCTGGGAAGGACGTCCCTCCCTCTTTATGAAACCGCCGGGAATCTTCCCTGCGGAGTAAAATCGTTCCTCGAAATCGACAAGAAGGGGAAAGAAATCCAGCCCCTCTCTCGGCTTATCGGTCATACAAGCAGTCGTGAGTATGACCGTGTCGCCCTGTCTGGCCCATACCGATCCGTTAGCCTGCTTGGCTACCTTACCGGTCTCGAAGACCAGCTCCTCTTCTCCTACTCTCACTCGATAGATATCCTGCATAAAATTTCCTCCTTGTTTTTTCCATCCCTTTCGATCCGAATAAGCATACCACATAAAAGACAAAAAATGCGGAGACGATTTAAATCGTCTCCGCATTTTAGATCTCGAATTTCGGCTCTCTTTTAGTGTCTCAGGCCGAGTCTCTCGATAAGGGTCTTGTATCTGTTGAAATCCTTGTTCCTGAGGTATCTCAACATCTTCCTACGACGTCCGACCATGGTGAGAAGGCCCTTCTTGGAGTGGAAGTCGTGCTTGTGCACCTTGAGATGCTCGGTCAGATCCCTGATCCTCTTGGTAAGGATAGCCACCTGGACCTCGGGGGATCCGGTATCGGTGGAATGGGAGTGGAAATCCTCGATGATTACGTTCTTCTCTTCTTTGGAAAGCATACTGTTCACCTCTAAACGACTTTTACCGTCGAATTCCCGAATCCACGAAAGCTCTGAAAGGGCTATCCTAGATTTGGGTGCGCTAATTGTATCATCCGAATCGGCTACGGACAAGAAGTATCAAGGTATCCCTAAAAAAACGCCCTCAAAAATCTTTTTTCACTCTAGACAAGGCAGTGTGGCTGTGTTTTAATACACGTAAGATGCGATAGCATCTATGAAATCTACTATTTTTCCAGGGGTGGTATAAATGAGAATTCTTATGATAGGGGATAAGGACAACGTAAGCGTCGGAGAGAGCCAGAATCTATTCAGCGATCTATCTCGAGAGTTTACCGTAGTCCGCATCAGCGATCCAGAGGAGGGCCTGGAGATGCTGAAGTCCAACAAGTACGACTGCGTCATAATAGACAGAAAAGACGCGAAGGACAACTGCGGAATGGACCTGGTCGACTTCAACAAGGAAAGCGGAATGGGACTGCCCATATTGATAATCTCGGCCGATAAGACCGTGGACGACCTGGTCGCCATGTTCGAGAGAGGGGCCGACGATTACGTGGCCTCACCCTGCGACGGAAGAGAGATCATCGCCAGAGTACACTCTCTCATAAGAAGAAGTGCTCAGTGCCATAGACCTCTTCTCACCTGCGGCAGGCTCATTCTGGACCCGGTAGCGAGAGAATGCAAGGTCGACGGAACATCGGTACCTCTCAGAAGACGGGAGTTCGATATTCTCGAGATCCTCATGCGCCACGACAACCAGGTGTTCAGCAGAGAGAGGATCATATCCGAGGTATGGCAGAAGGAATACGACGGAACCAGCAACGTGGTCGACGTCCACATAAAGTACCTCAGGGACAAGCTCAGAGAGCACAAGATGGACTCCATCGTCGTCACGGTAAGAGGCGTCGGTTACAAGGTTCAGTGCAGCGAATGCAACTGATCCATTGAGATAGATTCAAAAACAAGGGCGGGGCTCCGGTTTTCGGAGCCCCGCCCTTTTCTCAACTCTATCGCCTCAGAGTTATGGACATGAAGGTGGTCCTTCCGTCCCTTCTCACCAACAACACGACGTTGCCCTTCTCGTTCTTCAGGGCCCTGCCCAGATCGGAGGGGGTCTTTAGGGTGTGCCCGTTGGCCTCCAGGATAACGTCACCCTCCTTCAGGCCGGCCATAGCAGCGGAGGACCTCTCCTCAACCGACAGTATCACCAGACCGTCCTCCGACGGAAGATCGTACTTGTCCCTGAGCTGTCCGGTGACGGTTGCCACCTTGACCCCCAGGCTGTCTATCTCTCCCGACTCGGACGCCTCGCCAAATCCGGCGGTATCGTCCACCTCTGTAAGTCTGGCCTTCAAGGTCATCTCCTCTCCCCTGCGAACGACCTTCAGGGCGACCTCGTCTCCCGCCATACGATGCCGGACCTTCATCACGAAGTCCTGATGATCCTTGACCTTTTTCCCATCGATGGAGATTATGACGTCTCCCCTCTTCAAACCGGCCTTGGCCGCCGGAGAATCGGGAACCACGTCGCTG contains:
- the pheS gene encoding phenylalanine--tRNA ligase subunit alpha; the protein is MDLKLDIEGVRSSFLSELEDAKSLDDLKDLRVRYLGKKGKVTALLKSLGAMSSEERPEAGKVINELKQVLDSDLTERSKRAEDDALREKELNEFVDVTQPARGRLSGGVHPVMQVMYDVSEILTGLGFSVALGPEVEDDFHNFEALNIPPHHPARDMQDTFYFDDGRLLRTHTSPVQVRSMLAYGAPLRIACPGKVYRRDSDPTHSPMFHQIEGLLVEEDVSIGDLKGCLEAMVSAIFSRPLKARYRASYFPFTEPSMEVDIECIACSGKDPSCRICKGTGWLEIGGMGMVHPEVLRAGGVDPERFNGFAWGMGLDRIAMLKYDLRDLRPLFEGDLSYLLSGRDE
- a CDS encoding potassium channel family protein, which produces MARETKMYFVVGLGRFGLSLCERLVALGQRVVAVDMDPDKVAEVADTVDYAAELDASDEEALIKVGAKEADVAVVAIGENVEASILTTAILKGLGIDRLVSRAQTALHARVLARVGADRVIFPEKDMGVRLAEQFVNPWLSNFSQIPGNGYIVGELRPLPDMVGKSLMELNFRSSYGASILLLERDDAKMMPGPDSVIREGDKLMLVGDRERLADWVDKLEKINSEGEV
- a CDS encoding TrkH family potassium uptake protein, whose protein sequence is MILIGALLLWGFNYLGDMPISPLDALFTSTSAVCVTGLAVVDTGRDLVFSSQAILLLLIQLGGLGVMTAATFTLFLLRRPIGIRQRLLFAGGMGLEGPSGAVRLVARIVKITLVIECLATVPLFFVFRETMSSKESLWCSIFHSISAFCNAGFSLFVDSLEGYATGWLLPAVMMSLIVLGGVGFIVLWELGEWFRGRKRLSVHTKLVLVATVSLVFFGAVLLALTEWDGLLKGLSVPMKIWNALFASVTSRTAGFNTLPTVELSSLGAFLIMILMMIGASPGSTGGGMKTTTFGLLVSSVFFNTRGDSNLVLWHRSVPQKLVLRAMMLAFLYVATVLFGILLLNLVEDMSFRSLAFEVVSAMGTVGLSMGVTADLSPAGKWILILLMFWGRVGILTFLFSLADSDESRKVSYAETFIPIG
- the rplT gene encoding 50S ribosomal protein L20, which gives rise to MRVAAASSSDRKRKKLFSITKGYFGRKKNVYRRAREAFLHSLTRMYADRKLRKRDFRRLWITRINAAARINGMNYSNLINGLKKAGVEVNRKMLADLAVNDMPAFEALAVKAKEALNQA
- the rpmI gene encoding 50S ribosomal protein L35, which produces MPKMKTHSGAKKRFSFTGTGKVSYKKSGRAHKLKTKNASRLRRLRQDGILNDTLTETMKKMMPYA
- the infC gene encoding translation initiation factor IF-3; translation: MAKKLSDEPRVNEEITAREVLVIDDQGGKLGVLPINEALDLSAEKELDLVEVAPGANPPVCRILDYGKFRYQQQKREKDARKKQKTQTLKEMKMRPKIDEHDYNFKTKAIRSFLENGHRVKVSIFFRGREMAFLDRGKEVLDRVAKDCEDLGKMEGFPRMEGRYMRMMMTPVQQKEVKKTPKSESDQGEE
- the thrS gene encoding threonine--tRNA ligase, with the translated sequence MYRFSGPAGQLFESEKAVVGDILKEWKLDKGALSAKVNGEELDLDVEVSCDASVEPITSDTEEGLEILRHSTAHLLAQAATRLFPGAVVAIGPVIKDGFYYDIEFKEPISETDLPALEKEMRRIVKRGIPLKRQRVSREEAIEIFKERKDPYKVEILEGIDDASVNLYWQDEYVDLCRGPHVPNTRVLQNFKLLSVAGAYWRGDENNIMLTRIYGTAFATKEELEAYVTRMEEAKKRDHRKIGRELGLFSLHKEGPGFPFFHPKGMVVINTLIDFWSKVHRKNGYDQIRTPLILNRDLWIQSGHWDHYRENMYFTEIDEQPYAIKPMNCPGGILVYKSDLHSYRDLPLRLGELGIVHRHEKSGVLHGLMRVRCFTQDDAHHYCTPDQIKDEVSLIMDMVDYIYSEVFGFKFHVELSTRPDNSMGSDEMWELAERSLREVLEERGTSYVLNPGDGAFYGPKIDFHLEDCIGRTWQCGTIQLDFQMPEKFDVTYIGSDGKEHRPAMLHRTILGSIERFLGILIEHYAGAFPFWIAPVQVKILAVGDDHVGYAKELKVLLQDREYRVELDCRDEKLGRKIRDAQMEKVPFMLVVGDRELETGTVSVRDRSEGDKGSMSKEDLLKLLEGQFSPL
- the dut gene encoding dUTP diphosphatase yields the protein MEIRIPVVREGEALRLPLPGYETSGSAGMDLIAAESVVIPQGKCMTVGTGLRIAVPDGFEAQVRPRSGLALKRGLVVPNSPGTIDSDYRGEIRVIMMNLGDGPFEVAVGDRIAQLVIAPVARACWEEVATLESTERGSGGFGSTGISTPSRK
- a CDS encoding polyribonucleotide nucleotidyltransferase, producing the protein MQDIYRVRVGEEELVFETGKVAKQANGSVWARQGDTVILTTACMTDKPREGLDFFPLLVDFEERFYSAGKIPGGFIKREGRPSQTAILSARVIDRSIRSLFEGWMRHDVHVVATVLSVDQQNPPNILAINAASAALTISDIPWGGPVGAVRIGYIDGSLVVNPTEDMMEKSSLELVVSGHSDGITMVEAGAHEVPEDLLVDAMELAQGEIKKIVDLQLRMREEIGKEKIVIEPPVKIPEIDCWVEENLKSDIAEAVMIHDKKQRGAAVRALEDRAREHFAEDFPDKGGYISGAVENWVKTMMRKITVSEKRRADGRRTDELRSLSCEVDVLPKVHGSAVFTRGETQSLATATLGMLGEDDQLIDGLKHNEPNKSFLLHYNFPPYSVGEVRPMRGPGRREIGHGALAERALAPMIPDDTEFPYVVRVVSDILESNGSSSQASICGGSLALMSAGVPIKKHVAGIAMGLIKEGDDVVVLTDIQGLEDHYGDMDFKVAGTRDGVTALQMDNKAGGITREILKQALGQAKDARMAILDVMERAISTPGDLSPNAPRMYTMMINVDKIRDVIGPGGKVIRGITQETGAKVNIDDDGQILIAGASQEEVNAAIKMIDDIVREVQAGEVFQGKVTRLMAFGAFVEVLPGKEGLLHVSEISTHRVGKVEDVFKPGDPVLVMVREIDDMGRINLTRKKILADEAKVKEAGLESCLSFEAERDEAIAALPPAPAGNDRRRPGGDDRRRGGNGGRRNDRR
- the rpsO gene encoding 30S ribosomal protein S15 produces the protein MLSKEEKNVIIEDFHSHSTDTGSPEVQVAILTKRIRDLTEHLKVHKHDFHSKKGLLTMVGRRRKMLRYLRNKDFNRYKTLIERLGLRH
- a CDS encoding response regulator transcription factor, which translates into the protein MRILMIGDKDNVSVGESQNLFSDLSREFTVVRISDPEEGLEMLKSNKYDCVIIDRKDAKDNCGMDLVDFNKESGMGLPILIISADKTVDDLVAMFERGADDYVASPCDGREIIARVHSLIRRSAQCHRPLLTCGRLILDPVARECKVDGTSVPLRRREFDILEILMRHDNQVFSRERIISEVWQKEYDGTSNVVDVHIKYLRDKLREHKMDSIVVTVRGVGYKVQCSECN